Proteins encoded together in one Pseudomonas asiatica window:
- a CDS encoding ABC transporter ATP-binding protein — MSAPILELKDLDVFYGPIQALKKVSMHINEGETVSLIGANGAGKSTLLMSIFGQPRAASGHIVYRGTDITRKSSHYIASNGIAQSPEGRRVFPDMTVEENLMMGTIPIGDKHADEDMQRMYELFPRLKERRNQRAMTMSGGEQQMLAIARALMSRPKLLLLDEPSLGLAPIVVKQIFSTLRELAKTGMTIFLVEQNANHALKLSDRAYVMVNGQIRMSGTGQELLVNEEVRNAYLGGH; from the coding sequence ATGAGTGCACCCATTCTGGAATTGAAGGACCTGGACGTGTTCTACGGCCCTATCCAGGCGCTGAAGAAAGTCTCGATGCACATCAATGAAGGTGAGACGGTCAGCCTGATCGGCGCCAACGGCGCTGGCAAGTCGACCCTGCTGATGTCGATCTTCGGCCAGCCGCGGGCGGCGTCGGGGCATATCGTGTACCGCGGCACCGACATCACTCGCAAGTCGTCGCATTACATTGCCTCCAACGGCATCGCCCAGTCGCCGGAAGGGCGCCGGGTGTTCCCCGACATGACGGTCGAGGAGAACCTGATGATGGGTACCATCCCCATCGGTGACAAGCATGCCGACGAAGACATGCAGCGCATGTACGAGCTGTTCCCGCGCTTGAAAGAGCGGCGTAACCAGAGGGCCATGACCATGTCTGGTGGCGAGCAGCAGATGCTGGCAATTGCCCGCGCGCTGATGAGTCGGCCGAAGTTGTTGCTGCTGGATGAGCCATCGCTGGGGCTGGCGCCGATCGTGGTCAAACAGATCTTCTCGACCTTACGTGAATTGGCCAAGACTGGGATGACCATCTTCCTGGTGGAGCAGAACGCCAACCATGCGCTGAAACTGTCGGACCGGGCTTATGTGATGGTCAACGGGCAGATTCGCATGAGCGGGACGGGTCAGGAGCTGTTGGTCAACGAAGAAGTGCGCAACGCCTATCTCGGCGGGCATTGA
- the fabR gene encoding HTH-type transcriptional repressor FabR: MLPRAEQKLQTRQALLDAACQLMESGRGFGSISLREVAKTAGIVPTGFYRHFSDMDALGLALVAEVDTTFRQTIRLVRQNEFELGGITDASVRIFLDVVAAHRAQFLFLAREQYGGSQAVRQAIARLRQDISDDLATDLARMKRWQHLDSAALAVMADLVVKTVFATLPELIDSPEAGYPQALTPQEKITQQLRFIFVGARHWQGLGNPG, from the coding sequence ATGCTGCCGCGCGCCGAACAGAAGCTACAGACCCGCCAGGCCCTACTCGATGCTGCCTGCCAGCTCATGGAGAGTGGCCGTGGTTTCGGCAGTATCAGCCTGCGCGAAGTGGCAAAGACGGCCGGCATCGTACCCACCGGCTTCTACCGGCATTTTTCCGACATGGACGCCCTGGGCCTGGCCCTGGTTGCCGAGGTCGACACTACCTTCCGCCAGACCATCCGCCTGGTGCGCCAGAACGAATTCGAACTGGGCGGCATCACCGACGCCTCGGTGCGCATCTTTCTCGATGTGGTCGCCGCCCACCGTGCGCAGTTCCTGTTCCTCGCCCGTGAGCAGTACGGCGGTTCACAGGCCGTACGCCAGGCCATTGCCCGCTTGCGCCAGGACATCAGCGACGACCTGGCCACCGACCTGGCGCGGATGAAGCGCTGGCAGCACCTGGACAGCGCCGCGCTGGCGGTGATGGCCGACCTGGTGGTGAAAACCGTGTTCGCCACCCTGCCAGAGCTTATCGACAGCCCCGAAGCGGGTTATCCACAGGCGTTGACGCCCCAGGAAAAGATCACCCAGCAGTTGCGCTTCATCTTCGTAGGGGCGCGGCATTGGCAGGGGCTTGGCAACCCGGGCTGA
- a CDS encoding phage infection protein, with translation MKRHLLTLTLSILAANAFALPADEQHLTAESRSSAAEIAQPLKTVAEGGADRLIERSARVAEGGSDRLIERSGRVAEGGSDRLIERTGRVAEGGSDRLIERTGRVAEGGSDRLIERTGRVAEGGSDRLIERTGRVAEGGSDRLIERTGRVAEGGSDRLIERTGRVAEGGSDRLIERTGRVAEGGSDRLVEISRVS, from the coding sequence ATGAAACGCCATCTGCTGACCCTGACCCTGTCCATCCTGGCTGCCAACGCTTTTGCCCTGCCAGCCGACGAGCAACACCTGACCGCCGAATCACGCTCCAGCGCTGCTGAAATCGCCCAGCCGCTGAAGACCGTTGCTGAAGGTGGTGCTGATCGCCTGATCGAACGTAGTGCCCGCGTTGCCGAAGGTGGCTCCGATCGCCTGATCGAACGTAGTGGCCGCGTTGCCGAGGGTGGCTCCGATCGCCTGATTGAACGTACTGGCCGCGTTGCCGAGGGTGGCTCCGATCGCCTGATCGAACGTACTGGCCGCGTTGCCGAAGGTGGCTCCGATCGCCTGATCGAACGTACTGGCCGCGTTGCAGAGGGTGGCTCCGATCGCCTGATCGAACGTACTGGCCGCGTTGCCGAGGGTGGCTCCGATCGCCTGATCGAACGTACTGGCCGCGTTGCCGAGGGTGGTTCCGATCGCCTGATCGAACGTACTGGCCGCGTTGCCGAGGGTGGTTCCGATCGCCTGATCGAACGTACTGGCCGTGTTGCCGAGGGTGGTTCCGATCGCCTGGTTGAAATCAGCCGTGTGAGCTGA
- a CDS encoding AGE family epimerase/isomerase yields the protein MSDPRPTLPELARFNQHFAERIVPLWQGPGWNADMALPYEALDAQHQPLPVQRYRAMACARQLYLFSSRIGQPGAAERAAALFRSLQKHFHDAEHGGWFYSIDAQGKPLDRRKDLYTHAFIVFACAHYWGKVRENLVESTLNAALDIIDQQFARDDGLYEASLAEDWADLGSGPLQNPQMHLAEAFLQVLAVRDDKHAQQSLLHLCDALQEHFIDPAHGLMLEKPRGTVDNWFEPGHQFEWFYLLHTSPLLRDTPLHASIDRAFGYAEQYGVKDAAVLAMLDVDGRVLDATQRIWAQAEYLRALVLRTGGESKLAGQLQALETRFLREAGWYECRDGQGSVSRHDMPSTTPYHLATCLEGLQRLG from the coding sequence ATGTCCGACCCCCGCCCCACCCTGCCCGAACTGGCCCGCTTCAACCAGCACTTCGCCGAACGCATCGTGCCGTTGTGGCAAGGCCCGGGCTGGAACGCCGACATGGCCCTGCCTTACGAGGCACTGGATGCCCAGCACCAGCCATTGCCGGTGCAGCGCTACCGGGCCATGGCCTGCGCAAGGCAGCTTTACCTGTTCAGCAGCCGCATCGGGCAACCGGGTGCAGCCGAGCGTGCGGCCGCCTTGTTCCGCTCGCTGCAGAAGCACTTCCACGACGCCGAACACGGCGGCTGGTTCTATAGCATCGACGCCCAGGGCAAACCGCTGGACCGACGCAAGGACCTCTACACCCACGCGTTCATCGTCTTCGCCTGTGCGCACTACTGGGGCAAGGTGCGTGAAAACCTGGTGGAGTCCACGCTGAACGCCGCGCTGGACATCATCGACCAGCAGTTCGCCCGCGACGACGGCCTGTACGAAGCCAGCCTCGCTGAAGACTGGGCAGACCTTGGCAGCGGCCCGCTGCAAAACCCGCAGATGCACCTGGCCGAAGCCTTCCTGCAGGTGCTGGCGGTGCGTGACGACAAGCATGCCCAGCAGTCGTTGCTGCACCTGTGCGACGCGCTGCAGGAACACTTCATCGACCCCGCCCACGGCCTGATGCTGGAAAAGCCACGCGGCACTGTGGATAACTGGTTCGAGCCGGGGCACCAGTTCGAGTGGTTCTACCTCCTGCATACCTCGCCACTGCTGCGAGATACGCCGCTGCATGCGTCCATCGACCGGGCTTTCGGCTACGCCGAGCAATACGGGGTGAAGGATGCCGCTGTGCTGGCGATGCTGGATGTGGATGGCCGGGTGCTCGACGCCACCCAGCGGATCTGGGCACAGGCGGAATACCTGCGGGCGCTGGTGTTGCGGACAGGGGGCGAGAGCAAGCTTGCCGGGCAGTTGCAGGCTCTGGAAACGCGGTTCCTGCGTGAGGCGGGCTGGTATGAGTGCCGGGATGGGCAAGGCAGTGTCAGCCGGCATGATATGCCTTCGACTACTCCCTACCACTTGGCGACTTGCCTGGAAGGGTTGCAGCGCCTGGGCTGA
- a CDS encoding SDR family oxidoreductase: MTSTVFITGATSGFGEATARRFAEAGWKLVLTGRRKERLDALCAELSAKTEVHGLVLDVRDRKAMEQAIANLPAGFDKLRGLVNNAGLALGVDAAQNCSLDDWETMVDTNIKGLMYTTRLLLPRLIAHGRGASILNVGSVAGNYPYPGSNVYGGTKAFVGQFSLSLRCDLRGTGVRVSNIEPGLCESEFSLVRFGGDQAKYDATYAGAEPIQPQDIAETIFWILNQPAHININSLELMPVSQDWAGFSIDRSAKA, translated from the coding sequence ATGACGTCCACCGTATTCATCACTGGCGCGACTTCCGGTTTTGGTGAGGCCACTGCCCGCCGTTTTGCCGAAGCTGGTTGGAAGCTGGTGCTCACTGGCCGCCGCAAGGAGCGCCTGGACGCCCTGTGCGCCGAATTGTCGGCCAAGACCGAAGTACACGGCCTGGTACTCGACGTGCGTGACCGCAAAGCCATGGAGCAGGCCATCGCCAACTTGCCGGCTGGCTTCGACAAGTTGCGCGGCCTGGTCAACAACGCAGGCCTGGCGCTGGGTGTGGACGCGGCGCAGAACTGCAGCCTGGACGACTGGGAAACCATGGTCGACACCAACATCAAGGGCCTGATGTACACCACCCGCTTGTTGCTGCCACGGCTGATCGCCCATGGCCGTGGGGCGTCGATCCTCAACGTAGGTTCAGTGGCGGGCAACTACCCGTACCCAGGCAGCAACGTGTATGGCGGCACCAAGGCCTTCGTCGGCCAGTTCTCGTTGAGCCTGCGCTGCGACCTGCGGGGTACGGGCGTGCGCGTGAGCAATATCGAGCCGGGCCTGTGCGAGAGCGAGTTCTCGCTGGTGCGCTTTGGCGGTGACCAGGCCAAATACGACGCCACCTACGCCGGTGCCGAGCCGATCCAGCCGCAGGACATTGCCGAGACCATCTTCTGGATCCTCAACCAGCCGGCGCATATCAATATCAACAGCCTCGAGCTGATGCCGGTGAGCCAGGACTGGGCAGGGTTCTCGATCGACCGGTCGGCCAAGGCCTGA
- a CDS encoding ATP-binding cassette domain-containing protein encodes MSDDIILSVDNLMMQFGGIKALSDVSLKVRRNQIFALIGPNGAGKTTVFNCLTGFYKASGGRIELNVRGSHTNVIQLLGERFQAADFVSPARFANRMYYKMFGGTHLVNRAGLARTFQNIRLFKEMSVVENLLVAQHMWVNRNLLAGVLNTKAYRKAESDALDHAFYWLEVVDLVDCANRLAGELSYGQQRRLEIARAMCTRPKIICLDEPAAGLNPQETEALSRMIRVLRDEHDITVVLIEHDMGMVMSISDHIVVLDHGNVIAEGAPQDIRHNPTVIAAYLGADEEELV; translated from the coding sequence ATGAGCGACGATATCATTCTCTCGGTCGACAACCTGATGATGCAGTTTGGCGGCATCAAGGCGCTCAGCGATGTCAGCCTGAAGGTCCGGCGCAACCAGATCTTCGCCCTGATCGGCCCCAACGGTGCGGGCAAGACCACCGTGTTCAACTGCCTGACCGGGTTTTACAAGGCCAGTGGCGGGCGCATCGAGCTGAACGTGCGCGGTAGCCACACCAACGTCATCCAGCTGCTCGGCGAGCGCTTCCAGGCGGCAGACTTCGTCTCCCCGGCGCGCTTCGCCAACCGCATGTACTACAAGATGTTCGGCGGTACCCACTTGGTCAACCGCGCCGGCCTGGCACGCACCTTCCAGAACATTCGCCTGTTCAAGGAAATGTCGGTGGTGGAGAACCTGCTGGTGGCGCAGCACATGTGGGTCAACCGCAACCTGCTGGCCGGGGTACTCAACACCAAGGCCTACCGCAAGGCCGAGAGCGACGCGCTGGACCACGCGTTCTACTGGCTGGAAGTGGTCGACCTGGTCGATTGCGCCAACCGCCTGGCTGGCGAGTTGTCGTACGGCCAGCAGCGCCGCCTGGAAATCGCCCGGGCCATGTGCACGCGGCCGAAGATCATCTGCCTGGACGAACCGGCGGCTGGCCTGAACCCACAGGAAACCGAGGCCCTCAGCCGCATGATCCGCGTGCTGCGCGACGAGCACGACATTACCGTGGTGCTGATCGAACACGACATGGGCATGGTCATGAGCATTTCCGATCATATCGTGGTGCTCGACCACGGCAACGTGATTGCCGAAGGCGCGCCGCAGGATATCCGCCACAACCCGACGGTGATCGCCGCCTACCTGGGTGCAGATGAAGAGGAACTGGTATGA
- the livM gene encoding high-affinity branched-chain amino acid ABC transporter permease LivM codes for MSIAKTASVPETKSFDIKRSLLETIVAGLLALIVFGPVVGVVLDGYTFNAEPRRVAWLVGGVMLGRFLLSLYLQTAAGSRMLQGFESGGSGVHVRAPNYVSRLRYIIPALVVIAIVFPIFANKYLLTVVILGLIYVLLGLGLNIVVGLAGLLDLGYVAFYAIGAYGLALGYQYLGLGFWSVLPLAAIAAALAGCILGFPVLRMHGDYLAIVTLGFGEIIRLVLNNWLSFTGGPNGMPAPAPTFFGLEFGRRAKDGGVPIHEFFGFDYNANLKFVFIYAVLFIVVLAVLYIKHRLTRMPVGRAWEALREDEIACRSMGLNHVLVKLSAFTLGASTAGLAGVFFATYQGFVNPSSFTFFESALILAIVVLGGMGSTVGVVIAAFVLTVAPELLRSFSEYRVLLFGVLMVLMMIWRPRGLIRISRTGVTPRKGVAP; via the coding sequence ATGTCCATTGCCAAAACTGCCTCTGTTCCTGAAACCAAAAGTTTCGATATCAAACGCAGCCTGCTGGAGACCATCGTCGCCGGCCTGCTGGCACTCATCGTGTTCGGTCCTGTCGTTGGCGTGGTGCTCGACGGCTACACCTTCAACGCCGAGCCGCGGCGTGTGGCCTGGCTGGTTGGCGGGGTGATGCTGGGGCGCTTCCTGCTCAGCCTGTACCTGCAGACGGCCGCCGGCTCGCGCATGCTCCAGGGCTTCGAAAGCGGTGGCTCGGGAGTGCATGTGCGCGCGCCGAACTACGTATCGCGGCTGCGCTATATCATCCCGGCGCTGGTGGTGATCGCCATTGTCTTCCCGATCTTCGCCAACAAGTACCTGCTGACCGTCGTCATCCTCGGCCTGATCTACGTGCTGCTGGGCCTGGGGCTGAACATCGTGGTCGGCCTGGCCGGCCTGCTCGACCTGGGCTATGTGGCGTTTTATGCCATCGGCGCATATGGCCTGGCGCTGGGTTATCAGTACCTTGGCCTGGGCTTCTGGAGCGTGCTGCCACTGGCGGCCATAGCTGCGGCGCTGGCGGGGTGCATACTCGGTTTCCCGGTGTTGCGGATGCACGGCGACTACCTGGCGATCGTGACTCTGGGCTTCGGCGAGATCATCCGCCTGGTGCTGAACAACTGGTTGTCGTTCACCGGCGGCCCCAACGGCATGCCGGCACCGGCACCGACCTTCTTCGGCCTGGAGTTCGGCCGTAGGGCCAAGGACGGTGGGGTACCGATCCACGAGTTCTTCGGCTTCGATTACAACGCCAACCTCAAGTTCGTGTTCATCTACGCGGTGCTGTTTATCGTCGTGCTTGCAGTGCTCTACATCAAGCATCGCCTGACCCGCATGCCGGTCGGCCGTGCCTGGGAAGCGCTACGCGAAGACGAGATCGCCTGCCGCTCGATGGGCCTGAACCACGTACTGGTCAAGCTCTCGGCGTTTACCCTGGGGGCTTCCACCGCAGGTTTGGCCGGGGTGTTCTTTGCCACCTACCAGGGCTTCGTCAACCCTTCGTCGTTCACCTTCTTCGAGTCGGCGCTGATCCTGGCCATCGTCGTGCTCGGTGGTATGGGCTCGACCGTAGGCGTGGTGATCGCCGCCTTCGTGCTGACCGTGGCACCCGAGCTGCTGCGCAGCTTCTCCGAATACCGCGTGCTGCTGTTCGGTGTGTTGATGGTGCTGATGATGATCTGGCGACCGCGTGGGCTGATCCGCATCAGCCGTACCGGTGTGACCCCGCGTAAAGGAGTGGCGCCATGA